One window of the Candidatus Woesearchaeota archaeon genome contains the following:
- the pcn gene encoding proliferating cell nuclear antigen (pcna) has product MRLTLAEPKLLKESISIISDLVTETKFRVGKDFVEIIAMDPANVAMVIFRMPSNSFAEYVVSEETVLAMNLASFKQVLRRAKPNDVLTLEKTDNKLKVILKEKNTRTFYLPLIDLEDKPQKVPQLNAKAVVSLPSSVLSEAIEDVDIVSESVTFIAEKNSLTVSATGDLKNADVVIGRDDTVSITSEDVEKSKYSIEYLKKMIQGGKLVSTVVLKFSNDYPLTLEFAEKDKLSLSFILAPRVDND; this is encoded by the coding sequence ATGAGACTTACATTAGCAGAACCTAAGTTATTAAAGGAGAGTATATCTATTATTTCTGATTTAGTTACGGAGACGAAGTTCCGTGTTGGGAAGGATTTTGTTGAGATTATCGCTATGGATCCTGCGAATGTCGCTATGGTTATTTTTAGGATGCCTAGTAATAGTTTCGCGGAGTACGTTGTTTCTGAGGAGACTGTTTTGGCTATGAATTTGGCGAGTTTTAAGCAGGTTCTTCGTAGGGCTAAGCCTAATGATGTTCTTACTTTGGAGAAGACTGATAATAAGTTGAAGGTTATTCTTAAAGAGAAGAATACTAGGACTTTTTATTTGCCTTTGATTGATTTGGAGGATAAGCCTCAGAAGGTTCCTCAGTTGAATGCTAAGGCCGTTGTGTCTTTGCCTAGTTCTGTTCTTAGTGAGGCTATTGAGGACGTGGATATTGTTAGTGAGAGTGTTACTTTTATTGCTGAGAAGAATAGTTTGACTGTTTCTGCTACTGGTGATTTGAAGAATGCTGATGTTGTTATTGGTAGGGATGATACTGTTTCTATTACTTCTGAGGATGTTGAGAAGAGTAAGTATAGTATTGAGTATTTGAAGAAGATGATTCAGGGTGGTAAGCTTGTTTCTACTGTTGTTTTGAAGTTTAGTAATGATTATCCTTTGACTCTTGAGTTCGCAGAGAAAGATAAGCTTAGTCTTAGTTTTATTCTTGCGCCTAGGGTTGATAATGATTAG
- a CDS encoding ABC transporter permease: MKLLRSIQKNLKILARSKGSALVVLLAPLIIVFIIGLGFMDNPELKLNIGTHVKEPTDLTTRYIQSFNTTEHNIIMYETEQQCVSSIRDGITVMCVVFSEDFEIRDEAKNELTFYVDESRINLVDRLISSFSTTMGTESSDISEELAEQLINIIEVSYKQAQDSLALTIINRAQINNANTQTSTALNTITDMDTKKESINLLTLEARMEDVEDDFVELRARATDAVNKAKNIIPILEEEGGTNVTEFISSLNNLNTTLNNEDLLKNLNDLEKAVNSLSISINKLTERIEKAGTAKTTTTNNLNEINNALETITTNTDQIKTKQEQILTEIESFELRSARSITSPITTKIESVSAPSNRLTYSFSYLLTLAILFIGLMLSSTLVFMEKDSKSFFRNFTTPTTQKYFTFINYLTALIIIIIQTLLILAIAHFTLNVPILTNPEVTMAFLFIGITLFITIGLLIGTLASTSEAVTMSTIVIGSVLMFLSNLILPLETLSPIMSKIAELNPYVIVSEGIRKAMLFGAGFEQLYSDLIILMSYTAILITIMIVINQIGFKHYLASRRHKKNLLITEPENLTIEIKGTITQIRNTEELLKTLKKMTQEDYEKITKPKNQITFWLKQTLKQKALARKIKNKTLTETINKIEQYLNQEKQKQEKKKHKQQKKQQKKQEAKTKNKQEPHNKKEEHKKEEPQKTPETEPTYSEYK, encoded by the coding sequence ATGAAACTACTAAGATCAATACAAAAAAACCTAAAAATACTAGCCAGATCAAAAGGCTCAGCACTAGTAGTACTACTAGCACCACTAATAATAGTATTCATAATAGGACTAGGATTCATGGACAACCCAGAACTAAAACTAAACATAGGAACACACGTAAAAGAACCAACAGACCTAACAACGAGATACATACAATCATTCAACACAACAGAACACAACATAATAATGTACGAAACAGAACAACAATGCGTCTCATCAATAAGAGACGGAATAACAGTGATGTGCGTAGTATTCTCAGAAGACTTCGAAATAAGAGATGAAGCAAAAAATGAACTAACATTCTACGTAGACGAATCAAGAATAAACCTCGTAGACAGATTAATATCATCATTCTCAACAACGATGGGAACAGAATCATCAGACATAAGCGAAGAACTAGCAGAACAACTAATAAACATAATAGAAGTATCATACAAACAAGCACAAGATAGCTTAGCACTAACAATAATAAACAGAGCACAAATAAACAACGCAAACACACAAACAAGCACAGCACTAAACACAATAACAGACATGGACACAAAAAAAGAAAGCATTAACTTACTAACACTAGAAGCAAGAATGGAAGACGTAGAAGACGACTTCGTAGAACTAAGAGCTAGAGCAACAGACGCAGTAAACAAAGCCAAAAACATAATACCAATACTAGAAGAAGAAGGAGGAACAAACGTAACAGAATTCATATCATCACTAAACAACTTAAACACAACACTAAACAACGAAGACCTACTAAAAAACCTAAACGACTTAGAAAAAGCAGTAAACTCATTATCAATAAGCATAAACAAACTAACAGAAAGAATAGAAAAAGCAGGAACAGCAAAAACAACCACGACCAATAACCTAAACGAAATAAACAACGCATTAGAAACAATAACAACAAACACAGACCAAATAAAAACAAAACAAGAACAAATACTAACAGAAATAGAATCCTTCGAATTAAGATCAGCAAGAAGCATAACAAGCCCAATAACAACAAAAATAGAATCAGTATCCGCACCAAGCAACAGATTAACCTACTCGTTCTCATACTTATTAACACTAGCAATACTATTCATAGGACTAATGCTATCAAGCACCCTAGTGTTCATGGAAAAAGACTCAAAATCATTCTTCAGAAACTTCACGACACCAACAACACAAAAATACTTCACCTTCATAAATTATTTAACAGCACTAATAATAATAATAATACAAACACTACTAATACTAGCAATCGCTCACTTCACCCTAAACGTACCAATACTAACAAACCCAGAAGTAACCATGGCGTTCCTATTCATAGGAATAACACTATTCATAACCATAGGACTACTAATAGGAACACTAGCAAGCACATCAGAAGCAGTAACAATGAGCACAATAGTAATAGGATCAGTATTAATGTTCTTATCAAACCTAATACTGCCACTAGAAACACTCTCACCAATAATGAGCAAAATAGCAGAACTAAACCCATACGTAATAGTATCAGAAGGAATAAGAAAAGCAATGCTGTTCGGAGCAGGATTCGAACAACTATACTCAGACCTAATAATACTAATGTCATACACCGCGATACTAATAACAATAATGATAGTAATAAACCAAATAGGATTCAAACACTACTTAGCATCAAGAAGACACAAAAAGAACCTACTAATAACAGAACCAGAAAACCTAACAATAGAAATAAAAGGAACAATAACACAAATAAGAAACACAGAAGAACTACTAAAAACACTAAAAAAAATGACGCAAGAAGACTACGAAAAAATAACTAAACCAAAAAACCAAATAACTTTCTGGCTAAAACAAACACTAAAACAAAAAGCACTAGCAAGAAAAATAAAAAACAAAACACTAACAGAAACAATAAACAAAATAGAACAATACCTGAACCAAGAAAAACAAAAACAAGAAAAAAAGAAACACAAACAACAAAAAAAACAACAAAAGAAACAAGAAGCAAAAACTAAAAACAAACAAGAACCACACAATAAAAAAGAAGAACACAAAAAAGAAGAACCACAAAAAACACCAGAAACAGAACCAACCTACTCAGAATACAAATAA
- a CDS encoding ABC transporter ATP-binding protein — protein MPDPLITVEKLGKSFGRKKILSSVSFEVKPGEIIGLIGASGSGKTTLLNMMIGFISPDTGDVKYKEPQMIADKPIYNSVFKQQKKFKNIYGFAAQLPSFYEKLTVKENLYYFGELYGLSREVLRSNVDSLLKLIDLETASNQLGKNLSGGMERRLDIACALIHNPQVLIMDEPTSDLDPLLRRSIWALIKQINNKGTTVIISSHHLNELETLCDRIAIIKDGTLLDIATPSELKTRYLKHHEIRIESHPGNYKELEKNLSKKFSKEIIRTEQRGGELVLFCEDHKNLLNQLVKEIEKNNEKIIELKLVKPSLNQVFINLNIQRE, from the coding sequence ATGCCGGACCCGTTAATAACAGTAGAAAAACTAGGAAAAAGCTTCGGAAGAAAAAAAATACTATCGAGCGTATCCTTCGAAGTAAAACCAGGAGAAATAATAGGACTAATAGGCGCGAGTGGCTCAGGAAAAACAACACTACTAAACATGATGATAGGCTTCATAAGCCCAGATACAGGAGACGTAAAATACAAAGAACCACAAATGATAGCTGACAAACCAATATACAACTCGGTTTTTAAACAACAAAAAAAATTCAAAAACATATACGGATTCGCCGCGCAACTACCAAGCTTCTACGAAAAACTAACAGTAAAAGAAAACCTGTACTACTTCGGAGAACTATACGGATTATCAAGAGAAGTACTAAGATCAAACGTGGACTCACTACTAAAACTAATCGACCTAGAAACAGCATCAAACCAACTAGGAAAAAACCTATCAGGAGGAATGGAAAGAAGACTAGATATAGCATGCGCCCTAATACACAACCCCCAAGTCCTAATAATGGACGAACCAACATCCGACTTAGACCCATTACTAAGGAGAAGCATCTGGGCACTAATAAAACAAATAAACAACAAAGGAACAACAGTCATAATATCCAGTCATCACTTAAACGAACTAGAAACACTATGTGACAGAATAGCAATAATAAAAGACGGAACACTACTAGACATAGCAACACCATCGGAACTAAAAACAAGATACTTAAAACACCACGAAATAAGAATAGAATCCCACCCAGGAAACTACAAAGAATTAGAAAAGAACTTATCAAAAAAATTCTCAAAAGAAATCATAAGAACAGAACAAAGAGGAGGAGAACTAGTACTATTCTGCGAAGACCACAAAAACCTACTAAACCAATTAGTAAAAGAAATAGAAAAAAACAACGAAAAAATAATAGAACTAAAACTAGTAAAACCAAGCCTGAACCAAGTGTTCATAAACCTAAACATACAAAGAGAATAA